The DNA segment TCGATACCGCGAATATTTTTCGCCGATTCGCTTTTTATGaaggtaaaaaaaattgtagtctAACACTTCATGAGGGTCTGCAGGGACGCAAGAAGGGAAACGAGTGAGGGAAGACAGAGGAAGGGAATTAAAAAAACAAATGCGCAATTCACAGCTTATAGGAAGACGCTATTTTCGAAAAGTAAAAAAGGCCCCTCAGATAATGCTTTCTCCCTCGAAGCGCTCGAAAAAGCCTTTTTTCGCAAGCATTCTCAAAGTTACACGTTGAGATAGATATGCCCAATTAATAAAGGCTTCATAAAAAAATACATAAGGACGAGGATATTTGCGTCAGCGTTGAATAGGCAGCGCTGTTCGGCAGGTAACTGTTATAGTCTCTCCTGAACGCTCTAGATTGGTTTATACCTATGTTACTTTTACTTTTCGTGTCTGGCCACAATGTGCCACATAATAACCCGGGGTAAGTCAGAATAAAACATAGCATTTCTAATCAGCGCTTTTTCCCGTCGGTTCTGTGTCTTCAGCTTCAGCGCTCTTTTCGCTTGCTTTAATGACGCGTAAAGATGGAGTACGATTATCACCGAGGGAGATTGCAGATGCATGAGTCATTTGCATCGCAACCACTCCCATATCACCAACCTGAAAACGTTAAAGAAAGCGGTCCTCGCCCTCTTGAAACGCGTCCAACGGCATGCACCCATTCACGTGCATCGGCGCGTCCTCGCAGGCCTGCGCGTTCCCCGGGTCGTCAGGACAGCGCGGGGAACAATTATCGATCATCCGATTGTGGGCCCAACTTGGAGCGCTGCCGCACAAGCCTAAAAATGCGTTGACACCCCCAGTGACAACTGCAATTTCTAGTGCATTCAAATATATGTGAAGCGACAACCATGTCTACAGATCATGCATGATCATTATTATGCATGATTTGAGACAGAACCGAATTAAGATTTGTCGATTATTTGTATCACACCATTGCGTCAATGAGCGTTTACCGACTGCGGGATATCTCGGACGCACGCATTGCACTTTGCTCTCGGAACGAAGGACCATGCAGGCATCGGTGAAGGAATAAAGCTTTTTGTACGGACGACGTTGTCATCACAATTTGCAAATATTTGCGAATGGCAATTTTGGTGCGTTTGGGTACCTTATACCCGCTCACTCTCTTACACAAATGTGCCAAGCGGAAAGGAATTATTAAGACGACATAAACTCTTGCGTtggcccttttttcttttcattttttttagattgCTCAAGATGTTATGAATGCATGTAGTATCGGCCACGAACGTTAACGGGATGCGGGTGGGTGGGAGAAATTTTATTTGAAGACTGAACACGAAAAACTGCCATCGCAAGGCCTGAAATGCGTGTCTGTTGCGAACTGTGTAGATCGTCGGCGAACGGAATTCCACCATAGGATATCACACTCCGAAAAAAAACGTTGTGCTCGTCGCGCCCACACTCTGAAACGTTCCGCGCGATTCAACGAACGCCATTTAATACAAAATATATCCGTTTGGTAGACTGTTATTTTATCAAACTTGTGCTGGTGTCATGAAAAATCGCTCTTTTTCCGGAATCTATTTCTCTTAGTTTTTCCGTTCTTTTCCTTGTCCGCCAAGTTCGCGTGTCTTTTTAGTAGTTAATTTTTCTTCAGATAGCACAGCCTGGTTTATTTAGCTCAAGCTTGCCTACAGTCCATTCGaaggcttttttctttttgttccaggACGGTCCTCGTTGGTTAAAAACTGATGTCGTGGCGGTGGGTGGCACCAGTTTTCAGCGACACGTTGCAAGCAGCGCTGAGGCGTTATTCTTACAGTACAATATGCGGTTTATCTCCAACAATTAGAAATGGGCCAGGGCAGCCACTGCATTGAGTTGTACCTTGATTTAGAGGCTAATATTCGCACATGACGAATCTCTGTCAGCCATCCCAGTGGCTGCATGGGCTAGCACTGAGCTCTCTCTTCGCTCTCCTCTGACCAAATTCAGCGTCATGCTTTATTCTGCCGCTCTTATCCCCAAACCACGTGTCCCTTATCTGTCTGCATTGACTACCCTTTTGGAGTGGCACCCAGCGAAACCGCCTACCATGCAAATCTCCAGTTGGGTGGCGTGACGCATTACAGCATTTCGCTCGCAGAGACGAGCAAGGTCTTGTTCACGTAAATCAGGGAAACAACGAACGGAAAcacacggccgccgcggtagctcagtggttacggcgctcggctgctcacccaaaagacgcaggttcgatcccagccgcggcagcttaatttcaatgcaggcgaaattctagaggcccgcgtactgtgcgatgtcagtgtacgctaaggaaccgcaggtggtagaaatttccggcgCCTTTCACTACAGTGTCCCAAAGGGACACTgtagtcgctttgagacgttaagcccccatgaaccataaaccataaaggaaGCACATGAGCGCGCACTGGTAGTTGCCGCGTATCAGTAGTCACTTCCGACTCGGCGATGACGCCAGGCAAGCATTGACCGCTTAGATGTGGCTGCGGCACGTCGTCAGAAACGGCCACCCGGTCTCTCAATTCGACAGCATCTAAGCAGAGGCACCCCTTCGCTTGCCGCGAATTCCTCTTCCTCGAGCGGCACAAAAAGCAGTGGGAATCTTGGACAATGCGAGGCAGCGTGTGGAAGCTTCTCTCGAGGTATACCCGCTTTTCCTAACAAGGCCGGGAGCTAAAGAGAAGTTCCCTGCGCGTATATCACCTTTGAGCGTACCGAGCTTTCGCGAGAGGAAGCATATTTCCCTTCAGCGGCTCACAGATGCGACAGCTTAGTTAGCAAGAAAATTCAAGCTGGCATATGTTAAAAACCTATCCATGTAACATTTATCATGTTACGTATTTATCACCCGTGAAATCATAAAGCAACTGATGCGAGACACTTCATAATACAGTATTTGTCGCCAGCGGGCTGCACACGAAGAAAGCAAAATGGTTCAGTGTACCGAAAAAAATGAATGGCAACTACACAAGTTGTAATGGTCAAAATTAGTGCTAAGTGATGCGATAATGATTACGCACAGAAAGACGCAGCCATGCGGGGTCCCTGCACCCCTCTCCCCCGTCACGCTCGGCTACACAAACGAGCTGCCGCAGAAGCCACaagggtcccggactagggacctctcctagaatttgtaagggCCTGGCCCTGAAGGCTCTCCTGTAAATGACCTTGaaaaaatgttttccaccacAACAACACAAACGCGAAATGATTTAGGCACACGAACACGCCTTTCCTGGGAACGTTCGCTCTGCTTCGGGAAGGTTAGTGCGAGGCGCGAGGCACCTACGGGCTATGGGCGCGGGGTTTCACGTGATCACGCCCCCTTCCCTGCCGCCTGCCTACCACTGGCCCCTTCCTGTCATGCTAAGCTGCACGGACGTTTTTATTAGTACTAATACGACGGAGACGACCAATACACTTTGCCCGAGAACAACAACAACCTTCGCAGTGGCAGCTAACGCTGTAATACCGCTCGGTGTttgtatcagatagcagcttatcagcccgagaacggcgggccgcatctttccctccctcgttccccttcccctctttcgtttcgtggcctttaaaaggaaaggaataaactgccgaggggctcttttcttcgtcggcacagcaccttgctgcaatgtgtgcctattccctttagacgtacgatacatagtgtcagaagtgccgaagccccgccgatatggatattgtcaagcctccagagccgctacagttctccggaaacctacgaagaaactggcacacgttcaagcaaaaactggagcttttcttcacggctacgcccactacaccgcccagatcggaagccgccaagacggcaatccttctcagcgccgcgggtgaagaggctctcgacgtctataacaacttctccttcgaagcaggtgagatcaaggaagactaccagacagtgctgcgcaagtttgaggcgtactgtgtggatgaaggaaacgaagtttacgaaagacacgtttttcgcctccgcgtgcaggatgaaggagaGCCTTTTGAGCAATATCTGCGGCAGTTAAAGAAACAGGCGAAGCTATGCAATTTCGGCACGCTCGAAGAATCTATGATAAGAGATCAGGTTGTTTTCGGCACTAACAATCCGAAGATAAGGGAGAAAATGCTACGAGAAAAGGACCTAACCTTACAGAAGGCGGAGCAGATGTGCGAAGCGGCCGAGGTCTCGGCGCGGCAAAATGCTGCTTGGTCGAATGACACCCTACAAGTAGACTACGCCCACAAACGGGAGCATGACCGGAAACCTTTTCGATGTCGACAATGCAACAGGGCTCATGCGCAAGGAGCCTGCCCGGCGTATGGAAAGATATGTTATGCTTGCAAGAAGCCGAATCATTTTGCGGTATGCTGCAGGCGCCGCCAGAGCAGACAGGTAAATGAAGTAAAAGAAGATAAGATGGAGGACGGGTTCGATATTTTAGATATCGGAGTGTGCGGAATCAGCGACGGGGCCGGTGCAGACTGGACGGTCAGCGGAAACATACGCGGCAAAGAAATTAGATTCAAAGTTGACACAGGCTCACAAGCAAACATAGTTCCTGTAACTCTTTACCGTCGTTTGAAAAACACCGCGAGCCTCcagaaaagcactgcagtgctgaaggcgtacaacggcagtgctatcaagcatgtcggagtggatagagagatccttgttctcaacggtgtggcacacgttgtgaccttcttcgtggtcaagaagggtcggcaggccatactagggctgcagacatgtcagcagtttgggctagtgccgaaagctgtggattcggtggaatggaatgagacagcaccggagaaagcctttccagacttgttccagggtacggggtgtgttggacggcagtaccggatggtcctgcgggcggatgctgtcccagtagtgcatccagcacgaagagtacctttggccctccgggaccctcttcgacaagaactggagcgcatggaaaaggctGCCATTATCAAAAAGGTGGATGAGTCCACAGAATGGGTAAGCCCTTTGGTGATAGCGCGTAAGAAAGATGGAGCGCTTCGTGTCTGCATGGATCCAAGGGAAATCAACAAGAACATCAAACGCGAGCACTATCCAATGCCAACAAGGGAAGAGATTGAGGCAGAGCTGTCGGGTGCAAAGTTTTTTTCCCGGCTAGACGCAAATGCAGGTTTCCATCAAATCCCATTAGACGAAGCTACATCGCGGGTGTGTACTTTTGCGACACCATTTGGGCGTTACCGATTTTTGCGTCTTCCTTTTGGAATTTCATCAGCGAGcgaagttttccagaaaacgctaactgaaatcttcgagggactggaaggcgtccgcatatacattgatgatattctagtgtggggtgacagtgagaagcagcataacgagcgcctccatgccgtgctaacgcgggcagcacaggcgggcttgacgtttaacaggcagaaatgcgtgtttgggttgaaagaaattgcgttcttgggcgacgtaataggtgagcaaggcgttcgtcccggtcgcaacttagttgaaagcgtcctttcgctgccggcgccgcaagataggcattcagtgcgcagaatgatgggcgttgttaactactttcgcaagtacgtcccgtcactgagtgataagacagtcttactgcggacactcttaaaagaaaacgtcatgtttgaatggacggcggcgcatcagcgtgaatggagagaaatttgcgacgcactgacaaaccctccattactcgcgctttttgatgaagcaaaggaaaccaagatcactgcggacgcttcggggactggtttgggcgctgcactactgcagcgatatggcagtgactggcgaccagtgtcgtacgcatcaaggaccctaacagatagcgaaacccgctattcgcaaattgaaaaggaaacgcttgcggtagtgttcgcatgcgaaaagttccatcattttgtttatggccgcagggtactgatcgaaactgaccataggcccttgcttgcaatttcccaaaagaacattgcagacatgcctccgcgattgcagcgtttttttattaggctgctacaatatgattatacgttgcagttcgttcctggcaaagacttgctgctggcggacatgttgtcacgtgcaccagtgccaacgcaggcgtcgagtgcctcatcagaagcagactgcgacatccatgccgtacaggtcgtctccagcatcgtaagcacgccaatgaaagagcgtctggaaaaggaaatcagggatgacccgtacttaagcgaggtgagacagcgaatttcacaaggggctgccatcgacggtgaactgaagccgtttgccagagagctgtctgtggtagaaggaatactgctcaagggctctaaagttgtcatacctaaatctatgagagcagaaattcttcagaggattcacgaggggcaccttggactaaataaatgcaaagccagagcgcggagattggtattctggcctgcgctcaacagtgccattgacgagttcgtgcgagtgtgcagtacttgccaaaagtatgcgtacaaccagcagagggaatccttgctcatgcagcccaccccggataggccatggtaccgcgtaggaattgacctctgccagtttggtggagccgcttatgtcgtagtgtacgatgcccactcaaatttccctgaagtagagaagctaagaggcacagcggcaaaagaggtcatagccaagatatcggccattttctcacggtacggcatcccggtgcaagtgtggactgacaacgggccccagttttcatcgcgagaatttcgtttgtttgcgcagaagtacgacttccagcacatcacatcgagtccagaattcccaaggtcaaatgggcttgcggaaaagggggttcagataattaagcgcatccttaagaagacgaatgagtcacgcggtgacttttggttgggtctcttagcctatcgttcttctcccctagaagatggccgctctccgggcgaactgctgcaaggccgacgcctccgcacttccctgcctgaatacaacgaggattccagtgtcccagtgcgaaagcattgccaatCTTCGAGGGGAAAGGTACTGCCACCTCTCAAAGAGGGCAGTTCAGTTCGTGTGCACGGCGACAACTGGTCACGCACAGCAACAGTAATCGAGAAAGCAGCACCGAGGTCGTACGTGGTGAAGACTGAGAACCAGCGGCTCTTGAGGCGAAACAGGCAACACTTGCTGCACATTCCCGGAAGCGATGAAAGTATGCAGAGAGATCAGGACGTCGACAGCCTGGGAAAATAGTGTCTCAGCGACAAAGACCAGGATATCGACCGCCCGGGAGGACACGCACATACAGACCGACAAAACATGGTGCATCCGACGCACGCGGCTCAGGAGACAGGCCGGGACGTCGACATCTCGCAAGAACAATCTCCACGGCACAGACAGAACATCGAAGATCCAAAAGCAGCTACGCATGAAAACGATCTCACCTCGTCAGGTCCGCGGAAATCAACCAGGCAACGTGCGGAACCTCGACGACTTCACTATGACTGCAGTTTCCGCCAAATATCGtagtttgtctttttgttttttgtttttatacagaagagaagattatcagatagcagcttatcagcccgagaacggcgggccgcatctttccctccctcgttccccttcccctctttcgtttcgtggcctttaaaaggaaaggaataaactgccgaggggctcttttcttcgtcggcacagcaccttgctgcaatgtgtgcctattccctttagacgtacgatacagTGTTGCTTTGATGAAATGGCCTGCGGTGCGTAATAAACATTCAGTATCCACGGCTCATGGGTCGGCAGTGAAAATGGACGCCAAAAAGTTTTCTTAGCCTGGCTCGCGATTCCTCGCTTGTTGCCCTAGCCTTGTTAGGGGTCATTAACGAGGCAAAGCTGCACATGCGCTTTATTAAGAATTTGCCGCAGTAGAGCGTTCaggattaatttggaccaccaCTGGTACTTTAACATGCGCGATGCACGCAGGAGTTTTTACATTTCGCCCCAGTCTAAATTCAGCTACCATGGTCAGGACTGAATGCCCCGACGTAGTGCTCAGAAACCCAGCTCCTCCGCCACTGTTCCACGGCGGCGGAGCTCTCTCCTACGCGGAGATAAGTGACGGGTGGGCTCAGTGCGCCTCTGTTAGCCTTACAGCCATAAGGGACGGAACTTTTGTGTTTCCTTCTTTTGGTTTATTTTTCCTTATTGCCGGGAACAGATTTTCTTGGCATTTCTCTCGCTACATTTCAATGTCGACGCTTTGCCAcaatcaggaagaaaaaaatgatgcTCTTTTGTAACCGTTCGGCAAGAGGTATACTGGATTATGTCCGAGACTTCTTGGCGTAGTATGCATCTGTAtgcatacacaataagaaaattGTCATCCGGGACGGGGCCTAAGCCGAGGCTGGGCCAAGCCTGGGCCCGGCTCGAACCGAGCTCGGGCCTCACGCCAAGCTTGACGGGTCGGGTCGGGCCAAGTAGAGGGATAACGTCGCGGACAAGGCCCGGGCTTAAGCTTAGAGTCTTGGGCCCGCGCTGGGTCCAGGCCTCTGACGGTGGCCCGCGTAGTTCTCTACATACCGACTTTGTATAGAGCTGTTTAAACCAAATGGCCGCAGTACCTACTGAGCCAGGCCTCAATGCGGGACTTTAAAATGCATTGTTTAGGAGAGATTTGGAAGaaacctttgccctgcagagggcacggtgaggctgatgatgatgatgatgacgacggtgATGAAAATGCCTTATTAGATTACTGGTGTGACAAAAAGAACGGTAACAAGTACTGAGTAGAACGCAGAGGATGCTACCAGCACACATGCCAGCAGTTTAAAATCAGTTCGATGCCTAAAACCTTCACCTTATAGACGACGCAGAGTTCCAAGGATAGCTGTCATGGCTTTGATTCCGTGCGGAAAACGTCAACATAGTATGAACAAGAAAAGACTCTAAAGCATTCATTTGCGTTTCGAAGACGAAGAAAAGCAAAGCAGGCGCATGTAAACCATCTTGTGACCAGCGTTACGTTAATAGCCATTTGCATTTCTATGGTTGCAGAGAACATAATTCGGAACAGCAGCAAACACAAATGTAATGTGAGCATTACTCTTTACTGCGTTCCCATAATGGCAAACTCAAATAAAGCTCCAGTGCTCAAACCGGCACTTCCAGGAACGTGGCAGAAAGCAGCTCTTGTGACCAGAGGCCTATTGCAATTCTACTGAATTCTCGCGAATATTTGTGCACTGAAAACAAAATAAGGCAAGCAGCGCAAAATTTTCGGCCAGGAACTTCTTCAGACCCGCAACAAAAATTTTGTACTCATCGTAATCTGGAATGCGCacgttaaaatttaaaaaaaaagctaaaacagATCATGTCTGTGAGGATAGAGAGAGCACTCGCATGTAGCCGTTGCCCTGGCAAGGTCAAACGCCGATGAAAGGTGAGCACACCGGATCATTCTCGCTCGCCCGGCAAGCATGGCTCCCGCTATTACTCTCATCCTCTGCCCTCGCAAGCATAAACGCAAACACGTCAAGAGCTGTCTATCGCGTGCGCCGACAGTCAGCTATACACCAGTAGAACGATGCTGGCCAAAATGGATATTTCCTCGTTGATCCCAAAAAACCAGTTGCACTTCAAACCCAGTAACGTCCTCTAGAAAAGAAAGCGCTGTTTAGAGGGCCTCTTGACACAGAATTCGCTTTCAGCCCTGCCGTACGTGGCAA comes from the Amblyomma americanum isolate KBUSLIRL-KWMA chromosome 1, ASM5285725v1, whole genome shotgun sequence genome and includes:
- the LOC144114435 gene encoding uncharacterized protein LOC144114435, which encodes MDIVKPPEPLQFSGNLRRNWHTFKQKLELFFTATPTTPPRSEAAKTAILLSAAGEEALDVYNNFSFEAEDGRSPGELLQGRRLRTSLPEYNEDSSVPVRKHCQSSRGKVLPPLKEGSSVRVHGDNWSRTATVIEKAAPRSYVVKTENQRLLRRNRQHLLHIPGSDESMQRDQDVDSLGK